A part of Gramella sp. MAR_2010_147 genomic DNA contains:
- the cysS gene encoding cysteine--tRNA ligase: protein MALYQEQSLKLYNSMSGEKEIFTPINEGNVGMYVCGPTVYSNVHLGNCRTFISFDLVFRYLKHLGYKVRYVRNITDAGHLENDADSGEDRIAKKARLEQIEPMEVVQKYTVDFHNILNKFNNFPPSIEPTATGHIVEQIEIIKTILDNGFAYEANGSVYFDVIKFNKEHSYGRLSGRAIEDMIANTRELSAQSDKRNPQDFALWKKAEPQHIMRWPSPWSDGFPGWHLECTVMSTKYLGEEFDIHGGGMDLKFPHHECEIAQGEAATGKSPVNYWLHANMLTLNGKKMAKSTGNFILPEEIFSGNNDVLTKAFSPNVVRFFVLQAHYRSILDFSSDALTGSEKGFNRLMEAYYAIDELPVSENSDFNLKDWKQSCYDAMNDDFNSPILIAKLFDAVKLINGIKDGSISITETDKEEFKTTMNAFMFDILGLVDAAPGNENGEEKLAGTIELLIKLRAEARVNKNFALSDQIRDQLQELGIQLKDGKEGTSFSVK from the coding sequence ATGGCGCTTTACCAGGAACAAAGCCTGAAACTTTATAATTCAATGAGCGGTGAAAAGGAAATTTTCACCCCGATAAATGAAGGAAATGTAGGCATGTACGTATGCGGACCTACAGTTTACAGCAATGTACATTTAGGAAACTGCAGAACATTTATCTCGTTTGATCTTGTTTTTAGATACCTTAAACATCTTGGCTATAAAGTACGTTATGTGAGAAACATTACCGATGCCGGCCATCTTGAAAATGATGCCGATAGCGGTGAAGACAGAATTGCTAAAAAAGCCAGGCTGGAACAAATTGAACCTATGGAAGTGGTTCAAAAATATACTGTTGATTTTCATAATATTCTGAATAAGTTCAACAACTTTCCTCCCAGCATCGAACCAACGGCTACGGGGCATATCGTTGAACAAATAGAGATCATTAAAACCATTCTTGACAATGGTTTTGCTTACGAAGCAAACGGATCGGTTTATTTTGATGTGATTAAATTCAATAAAGAACATTCATACGGAAGACTAAGCGGAAGGGCGATTGAAGATATGATCGCCAATACCCGTGAACTTTCAGCCCAAAGTGATAAAAGAAATCCGCAGGATTTTGCACTATGGAAAAAAGCAGAGCCACAACATATTATGAGGTGGCCATCGCCCTGGAGCGACGGATTCCCCGGATGGCACCTGGAATGTACGGTGATGAGCACTAAATATTTAGGTGAAGAATTTGATATTCATGGTGGCGGAATGGATCTAAAATTTCCCCATCACGAATGTGAGATCGCACAGGGAGAAGCTGCTACCGGAAAATCTCCAGTGAATTACTGGCTGCATGCAAACATGCTTACCCTTAACGGGAAGAAAATGGCAAAAAGTACAGGTAATTTTATTCTTCCAGAGGAAATATTTTCTGGAAATAACGATGTGCTTACAAAGGCATTCTCACCAAATGTGGTGAGGTTCTTTGTTCTTCAGGCTCATTACCGTAGCATACTTGATTTTTCAAGTGATGCATTAACAGGTAGCGAGAAAGGCTTTAACCGTTTGATGGAGGCATATTACGCGATTGACGAGCTACCGGTTTCAGAAAATTCAGATTTTAATTTAAAAGACTGGAAACAATCCTGCTATGATGCGATGAATGATGACTTTAACAGCCCCATTCTTATCGCTAAATTATTTGATGCCGTTAAGCTTATTAACGGGATTAAAGACGGCTCTATTTCTATTACCGAAACTGATAAAGAGGAGTTCAAAACTACAATGAACGCATTTATGTTTGACATTCTTGGACTGGTTGATGCAGCTCCGGGAAATGAGAATGGTGAAGAAAAATTAGCCGGGACCATTGAACTTTTAATAAAACTAAGAGCAGAAGCAAGAGTGAATAAGAACTTTGCTTTAAGTGATCAAATAAGAGATCAGTTGCAGGAGTTAGGAATTCAACTTAAAGACGGTAAGGAAGGTACTTCTTTTTCCGTAAAATAA
- a CDS encoding outer membrane protein transport protein: MKRILSLIALIATISCVEGQTLQDAYRYSTSELSGTARFTGMSGAFGALGGDISAISLNPASSAVFLSSSATASLSFRNLENNFSYNNGRSASDNSDVDLDNIGGVFVFTTSSDSNWRKISLGLNYSTQNNFEENYVVRGNSTNSIDQYFLNYANGVPLDLLQLQGSENISDLYSFLGENYGFGVQQAFLGYQGFVIEAESDAPENTEYFSLIDEGSFDQRYAYAATGLNGKLTFNAGTQFKDFLYLGLNLNSHFINYENSTEFSEFNNNPESLTTEVYFGNNLSTNGDGFSFQLGGIAKLNENIRVGLTYDSPTWFNIREETSQYLETNSPMDEFVSVAPRIVNIYPEYRLQIPSKISASAAYLFGKQALISFDYGRKDYSNTKFKPENDIDFQDLNNTISNSMKAASTYRVGGEYRLANFSLRAGYRFEESPFVNDTRVGDLTGYSGGIGYSFGSLNLDLAYSNASYEEATPIYNVGLTDPINTNRDLSKVVLSLTFGL; encoded by the coding sequence ATGAAAAGAATACTATCCCTTATTGCACTTATAGCAACAATTTCATGTGTTGAAGGTCAAACACTACAGGATGCCTATCGCTATTCAACATCAGAGCTTTCGGGAACTGCAAGATTTACAGGAATGAGTGGTGCTTTTGGAGCACTTGGTGGAGATATTTCCGCAATATCGCTTAATCCTGCTTCTTCAGCCGTTTTCTTATCGAGCAGCGCTACGGCAAGCCTGTCTTTCAGAAATCTTGAAAATAATTTTTCTTACAATAATGGTCGCAGTGCCAGTGATAATTCAGACGTAGACCTGGATAATATTGGGGGTGTATTTGTATTTACTACTAGCAGCGATAGCAATTGGAGAAAAATTTCACTCGGGCTTAATTATTCCACTCAAAATAATTTTGAAGAAAATTATGTCGTTAGAGGAAATTCAACTAATTCTATAGATCAGTATTTTCTAAATTATGCGAATGGTGTTCCTCTGGATCTTCTCCAACTACAGGGATCTGAAAATATCTCAGATCTTTATTCCTTTTTAGGTGAAAACTATGGATTTGGCGTACAACAGGCTTTCTTAGGATATCAGGGCTTTGTTATTGAGGCTGAAAGTGATGCTCCTGAAAACACTGAATACTTTTCCCTGATTGATGAAGGAAGTTTTGACCAGAGATATGCTTATGCTGCGACGGGGTTAAATGGAAAATTGACATTTAATGCAGGAACACAGTTCAAAGACTTTCTATACCTAGGACTTAACCTGAACTCCCATTTTATTAATTATGAGAATTCAACTGAATTCAGCGAATTCAATAATAACCCGGAAAGCCTAACCACCGAGGTCTATTTTGGGAATAACTTAAGCACCAACGGAGACGGATTTTCATTTCAACTTGGAGGAATCGCAAAATTAAATGAAAATATTAGAGTAGGATTAACCTATGATTCCCCAACCTGGTTTAACATAAGAGAGGAAACATCTCAATATTTAGAAACAAATAGTCCCATGGATGAGTTTGTAAGTGTTGCTCCCAGAATTGTAAATATATATCCTGAATATCGTCTTCAGATTCCCTCAAAAATATCAGCTAGCGCAGCTTATTTATTTGGAAAACAGGCTTTAATAAGCTTTGACTACGGTAGAAAAGATTACTCTAATACAAAATTCAAACCTGAGAATGATATAGACTTTCAAGATCTTAATAACACTATCTCCAATAGTATGAAGGCTGCATCTACCTACAGAGTTGGCGGAGAATACCGACTAGCGAATTTTAGCTTAAGAGCAGGTTATAGATTTGAAGAGAGTCCATTTGTTAATGACACTCGTGTTGGTGATCTCACCGGCTACAGTGGAGGAATTGGTTATTCTTTTGGAAGTCTCAATTTAGACCTGGCATATAGTAATGCCAGTTATGAAGAGGCAACACCTATCTATAACGTAGGCTTAACTGATCCTATAAATACAAACAGGGACCTTTCTAAAGTTGTTCTATCCCTAACATTTGGATTATAA
- a CDS encoding T9SS type B sorting domain-containing protein, whose amino-acid sequence MRIIKILLIFLPGLFFVDSINAQGTRCADIEPFCAGNERLTFPNANFRNSSQTNGELGPDYGCLDDQPYPAWFFLQIENPGDLRFRISQYQNENGTGAALDVDFVVWGPFDREADYCSGTSLNEDKIVDCSYLPDAVEFMSIPNAQANDIYVVVITNFEQVPGFISLEQTNGGQGSTDCSILDLDLGGVISVCDDDEYLLDGTTDEDATYEWFVFNQTTSQYEAIPNENGPTYNVTQSGDYRLIVTDPIEDKSEQDDVTVNFYDSPTIGELDELAVCTDDTEIINLRQAAEDLISPNGDLANYEVFFYESIEDVDEATPIPSPQTYSFELGKTIFAQVRDIVSGCFSPTTSFELITFDFPEYELPENLIFCVDEEHNLISQVSIGEDLGAGYLYKWFDGDELISTSAIVTFNELPLSTEVKLIISHPESGCELEFETNPVQVSRPEILSISISGSDFGEGYTVTATPENIIGEIYAEFEYRLDNGSWQASNIFNQVPPGSHVVVAREINGCGETASESFFLVGYPRFFSPNSDGYNDTWNLITDTFITIKKLYVFDRYGKLIRELNTAQGKGWDGTYNGKPLPADDYWFRVEFVDEKTGDHREYMSNFTLMR is encoded by the coding sequence ATGAGAATAATTAAAATATTATTGATCTTTCTGCCAGGGCTATTTTTTGTTGATTCAATAAATGCTCAGGGAACAAGGTGTGCCGATATTGAGCCGTTTTGCGCCGGAAATGAGCGGTTAACATTTCCAAATGCAAACTTTAGAAACAGCTCACAAACCAATGGAGAGCTGGGGCCTGATTACGGATGTCTTGACGATCAGCCATATCCCGCATGGTTCTTTTTGCAAATTGAAAATCCAGGAGATTTAAGGTTTAGGATATCTCAATATCAAAATGAAAACGGTACTGGTGCAGCACTGGATGTAGATTTTGTAGTATGGGGGCCTTTTGATCGTGAAGCTGATTATTGCTCCGGTACTTCATTAAATGAGGATAAAATTGTTGACTGTAGTTACCTTCCAGATGCTGTAGAATTTATGTCAATTCCGAATGCACAAGCTAACGATATTTATGTAGTGGTAATAACAAACTTTGAGCAAGTGCCGGGGTTTATAAGCCTGGAGCAAACAAATGGGGGACAGGGTTCTACAGATTGTTCAATTCTTGATCTGGATCTGGGAGGAGTTATTTCTGTATGTGATGATGATGAATATTTGCTAGATGGAACAACCGATGAAGATGCAACTTATGAATGGTTTGTTTTTAATCAAACTACTTCTCAATATGAGGCTATTCCTAATGAAAATGGGCCAACATATAATGTTACCCAATCTGGTGACTATAGATTGATAGTGACAGATCCCATTGAAGATAAATCTGAACAAGACGATGTCACAGTAAATTTCTATGATTCCCCAACAATAGGAGAGCTTGACGAGCTTGCTGTTTGTACTGATGATACAGAAATTATCAATTTAAGACAGGCAGCTGAAGACCTAATATCCCCTAATGGAGATTTAGCTAATTATGAAGTGTTTTTTTACGAATCTATTGAAGATGTAGACGAAGCTACACCTATACCATCTCCGCAGACTTATTCTTTTGAATTAGGGAAGACAATTTTTGCACAAGTACGTGATATAGTTAGCGGTTGTTTTTCCCCAACCACATCTTTTGAACTCATAACTTTTGATTTTCCTGAGTATGAGCTTCCTGAAAATTTGATCTTTTGTGTAGATGAAGAGCATAATTTGATAAGTCAGGTATCTATAGGTGAAGACCTGGGGGCTGGATATTTGTACAAATGGTTTGATGGGGATGAATTGATTAGTACATCAGCAATTGTAACTTTTAATGAACTCCCGTTGTCAACAGAAGTAAAGTTAATTATTTCTCATCCCGAATCTGGTTGTGAACTTGAGTTTGAAACCAATCCGGTGCAAGTTTCCCGTCCTGAAATACTGTCGATTTCTATCTCAGGTTCAGATTTTGGGGAGGGTTATACGGTAACTGCCACACCAGAAAATATAATAGGTGAAATTTATGCCGAATTTGAATATAGGCTTGATAATGGCAGTTGGCAGGCGAGTAATATCTTTAATCAAGTGCCGCCGGGTAGTCATGTGGTGGTTGCCAGAGAAATTAATGGTTGTGGAGAAACCGCAAGTGAAAGTTTTTTCCTGGTGGGATACCCTCGTTTTTTTAGTCCTAATTCAGACGGATATAACGATACATGGAATTTAATCACAGATACATTTATAACGATCAAAAAATTATATGTTTTTGATAGATATGGTAAACTCATTCGAGAGTTAAATACTGCTCAGGGTAAGGGTTGGGATGGTACTTACAATGGAAAGCCGCTACCTGCAGACGACTATTGGTTTAGAGTTGAATTTGTAGACGAAAAAACAGGAGACCATCGGGAATACATGTCTAATTTCACCCTGATGAGATAA
- the folE gene encoding GTP cyclohydrolase I FolE yields the protein MKVDKILNEIEEMGDAHAGSSANNPLREDAFHLSDEEKIDLIKKDVKSILNTLGLDLEDDSLKGTPQRVAKMFINEIFSGLHPKRKPKASTFENKYKYGEMLVEKNITVYSTCEHHLLPIVGKAHVAYISNGTVVGLSKMNRIVDYFAKRPQVQERMTMQIVHELQNVLGTPDVACVVDAKHLCVNSRGIRDIESSTVTSEFGGSFKKKEVRREFLDYIKLDTSF from the coding sequence ATGAAAGTAGATAAGATTTTGAATGAAATTGAAGAGATGGGCGATGCCCATGCAGGGAGCAGCGCAAACAATCCATTAAGAGAAGATGCGTTCCATTTAAGTGATGAAGAAAAAATTGACCTTATTAAAAAAGATGTGAAAAGCATCCTTAATACTTTAGGTTTAGATCTTGAAGATGATAGCTTGAAAGGCACCCCGCAGCGAGTAGCCAAAATGTTCATAAATGAAATTTTTTCAGGCCTGCACCCTAAAAGAAAACCGAAAGCCTCGACTTTCGAAAATAAATATAAATACGGTGAAATGCTGGTAGAGAAAAACATTACTGTTTATTCTACCTGTGAGCATCATCTTCTTCCAATCGTTGGAAAAGCCCACGTTGCGTACATTTCTAACGGAACTGTAGTGGGACTTTCTAAAATGAACAGAATTGTAGATTATTTTGCAAAAAGACCTCAGGTACAGGAGCGAATGACGATGCAAATTGTACATGAACTTCAAAATGTTTTAGGCACCCCTGATGTCGCCTGTGTGGTAGATGCTAAACACCTTTGCGTAAACAGTAGAGGAATTCGTGATATTGAAAGCAGCACCGTTACCAGCGAATTTGGAGGGTCATTTAAAAAGAAAGAAGTTAGAAGAGAATTTCTTGATTATATTAAATTAGACACATCGTTCTAA